From the genome of Nitratireductor thuwali, one region includes:
- a CDS encoding SDR family NAD(P)-dependent oxidoreductase: MKHILDLKGRTALVTGGGQGVGRQVALYLAQYGASAVVINDFHADRAEAVASEVAALGAKALPLAFDVSDFEAVGGAFARVREALGGVDILVNNAGNAGPTSRLDDLVPFWESGPDEWRRWLATNLDGVLNCTRHAMPGMIKGGYGRIVTVISDAGRVGEPHLAVYSGAKAGAAGFMRAIAKAGGRFGITANCVALGGTRTPAVTDLIPDEAAEKKVLSQYLIRRLGEPEDPAGLILFLCSDAASWITGQTYPVNGGYSFAV; the protein is encoded by the coding sequence ATGAAACACATTCTCGACCTCAAGGGACGGACAGCGCTGGTGACCGGCGGTGGACAAGGCGTGGGGCGCCAGGTCGCCCTCTATCTGGCGCAGTACGGCGCCAGCGCCGTTGTGATCAACGATTTCCACGCCGACCGCGCCGAAGCGGTGGCATCCGAGGTAGCGGCGCTCGGTGCGAAGGCGCTGCCCCTGGCCTTCGACGTCTCCGATTTCGAGGCCGTCGGCGGCGCGTTCGCCAGGGTGCGTGAGGCGCTGGGCGGGGTCGACATCCTGGTGAACAACGCCGGCAATGCAGGCCCGACCTCGCGCCTCGACGATTTGGTTCCTTTCTGGGAATCCGGTCCCGACGAGTGGCGACGCTGGTTGGCCACCAACTTAGACGGCGTGCTCAACTGCACCCGCCACGCCATGCCCGGCATGATCAAGGGCGGTTACGGTCGGATTGTCACCGTGATCTCGGACGCCGGCCGCGTCGGCGAGCCGCACCTGGCTGTCTATTCCGGTGCCAAGGCCGGCGCTGCGGGCTTCATGCGCGCCATCGCCAAAGCCGGCGGCCGCTTCGGGATCACCGCCAACTGCGTTGCCCTCGGCGGCACACGGACCCCCGCGGTGACCGATCTGATCCCCGACGAGGCCGCTGAGAAAAAGGTCCTTTCGCAATACCTGATCCGTCGCCTCGGTGAACCGGAGGATCCGGCGGGCCTGATCCTCTTCCTCTGCTCGGACGCGGCGAGCTGGATCACCGGCCAGACCTATCCGGTCAACGGGGGATACTCGTTTGCGGTCTGA
- a CDS encoding ABC transporter ATP-binding protein produces MLELHNVEVTYSDVILALKGVSLSLREGQCVALLGGNGAGKSTILKAISGTLKSEDGKVSAGAITLEGTPIHNLEASEVVRRGLIHVMEGRRVLRHMTAEQNLIVGGHMVPDRAELKRRLDHVYTLMPRLANLKSRTAGFMSGGEQQLLLIGRAMMARPKIIAIDEPSLGLAPLMIHDVYEVLSRLKEEGTTFFLVEQNSAAGLGLADYAYVLENGRVVLDGRADKLAQNEDVKEFYLGVTASGERKSYRDVKHYRRRKRWLG; encoded by the coding sequence ATGCTGGAACTTCACAATGTAGAGGTTACCTATTCCGATGTCATCCTTGCGCTGAAGGGCGTTTCCCTCAGCCTTCGGGAAGGGCAGTGCGTCGCGCTCCTTGGCGGCAACGGCGCCGGCAAGAGCACGATCCTCAAGGCAATCTCGGGCACGCTGAAATCCGAAGACGGAAAGGTGTCGGCCGGAGCGATCACCCTCGAGGGCACTCCGATCCATAACCTGGAAGCTTCGGAGGTTGTGCGGCGCGGCCTCATCCACGTGATGGAAGGCCGCCGCGTGCTGCGCCACATGACAGCGGAGCAGAACCTGATTGTCGGGGGACACATGGTGCCTGACCGGGCCGAGCTGAAGCGACGGCTCGATCACGTCTACACGCTGATGCCGCGCCTCGCTAACCTGAAGTCCCGCACGGCGGGCTTCATGTCGGGCGGCGAACAGCAGCTCCTTCTGATCGGCCGCGCGATGATGGCCCGGCCTAAGATCATCGCCATCGATGAGCCTTCGCTCGGCCTCGCTCCGCTGATGATCCACGACGTCTACGAGGTGCTGAGCCGGCTGAAGGAGGAGGGCACGACCTTCTTTTTGGTTGAGCAGAACAGCGCCGCGGGGCTGGGACTGGCCGACTACGCCTATGTGCTGGAGAACGGCCGGGTGGTTCTCGACGGGCGCGCCGACAAGCTGGCCCAGAACGAGGACGTGAAGGAATTCTACCTCGGCGTGACCGCCTCAGGCGAACGCAAGAGCTATCGCGACGTCAAGCACTACCGCCGGCGCAAGCGCTGGCTCGGATGA
- a CDS encoding ABC transporter substrate-binding protein has protein sequence MTMSLKSMRRALLAAGAMALASALPLKAQEETRYNVALLSDFSGPYADIMPILAAGREKVIDWWNATRGAQLGVTLNYKNYETRYDAAQVASLWPGIKSELEPIAVIGLGGPDVAALSERLPEDKIPMFMATAAYGYAWKPDSWIFNPRPTYSHESAGFLYWLRQKRGGDGPIKAAIMASEASPAYVDMAKGLEKYAEEHPDEIELVEVIYTEVQPTDLTAQMRRVARSGADALIIQTNTSIVVAAKRGLQANGADVPIMMSSHNGLPASGKALGGLEQLEGDYEAYGMAIAADEDTPPRQFYQTLSDSYGLKAPWNVVTAMGISQGLFAVTVIEHAIEANGPEGLTGEKVREALFAEPITTEETHGFLPTLSFTPEAPFPLKGLQVNVGSVRDGKIVVEATGAAIPNVEKW, from the coding sequence ATGACAATGTCCTTGAAATCGATGCGCCGCGCTCTTCTTGCGGCGGGCGCAATGGCGCTGGCCTCGGCACTGCCGCTGAAGGCGCAGGAGGAAACTCGCTACAACGTGGCTCTCCTGTCGGACTTCTCGGGGCCTTATGCCGACATCATGCCGATCCTCGCGGCGGGGCGCGAGAAGGTGATCGACTGGTGGAACGCCACCCGCGGCGCGCAACTGGGTGTGACGCTGAACTACAAGAACTACGAGACCCGCTATGACGCCGCCCAGGTGGCAAGCCTGTGGCCCGGCATAAAGTCCGAACTCGAGCCCATCGCGGTAATCGGCCTCGGCGGCCCCGACGTCGCAGCACTGTCCGAGCGCCTGCCCGAGGACAAGATCCCGATGTTCATGGCCACCGCCGCGTACGGCTATGCGTGGAAACCGGACTCCTGGATTTTCAATCCCCGTCCCACCTACTCACACGAGAGCGCGGGCTTCCTGTACTGGCTGCGCCAGAAGCGGGGCGGTGATGGCCCTATCAAGGCAGCGATTATGGCCTCGGAGGCCTCGCCGGCCTATGTGGACATGGCCAAGGGCCTGGAGAAATACGCCGAAGAGCACCCCGACGAGATCGAACTGGTTGAGGTGATCTACACGGAAGTGCAGCCGACCGATCTGACGGCGCAGATGCGCCGCGTGGCACGCTCGGGCGCCGACGCCCTGATCATCCAGACCAACACCTCGATCGTGGTTGCCGCGAAGCGCGGCCTGCAGGCCAATGGCGCCGATGTGCCGATCATGATGAGTTCGCACAATGGCCTTCCCGCCTCGGGCAAAGCCCTGGGCGGCCTCGAACAGCTTGAAGGCGACTACGAAGCCTACGGCATGGCCATCGCGGCCGACGAGGATACGCCGCCCCGCCAGTTCTACCAGACCCTGTCCGACAGTTACGGCCTGAAGGCACCGTGGAACGTAGTGACTGCCATGGGCATCTCCCAAGGGCTTTTTGCCGTTACGGTGATCGAACATGCGATAGAAGCCAACGGTCCCGAGGGCCTGACCGGCGAGAAGGTGCGCGAGGCGCTTTTCGCAGAACCGATCACTACAGAAGAAACCCACGGTTTCCTTCCCACGCTGTCCTTCACGCCTGAGGCGCCCTTCCCCCTGAAGGGACTTCAGGTCAACGTCGGCAGCGTGCGCGACGGCAAAATCGTGGTCGAGGCCACCGGGGCCGCCATCCCCAACGTCGAGAAGTGGTGA
- a CDS encoding branched-chain amino acid ABC transporter permease, whose protein sequence is MDPSGIFATSYRADRRLVRTRWQALSLILFIAVLLAAPYLVGPRIVAILNIMYISAVVAVGLQICTGYAGQINLGQAAFMGVGAYTAAILAEKTGLSFLLTIPIAGFAAAVFGFLFGLTAARIKGFYLALTTIAAQFIFHFAVLNLPSSWLGGSNGVTVPPATLFGLRIVSEGAQYYLMLFVAAIMVAGAFGIVRSRFGRAFVAVRDDDVAAGIMGINVAATKANAFLIGAFYAGVGGGLWAYLIRFVGVDQFTLFNSVFFIAMIIVGGMGSIVGALIGVFVIRVIQEIIATVGPNIAESVTFLGGDIVFAGMNVILGGVIALFMILEPKGLMHRWTILKSSYRIWPFPY, encoded by the coding sequence ATGGATCCTTCCGGCATCTTCGCCACCAGCTACCGCGCCGACCGGCGGCTGGTCCGCACCCGCTGGCAAGCGCTCTCGCTCATCCTATTCATCGCGGTGCTGCTGGCGGCGCCCTATCTGGTGGGGCCGCGGATCGTCGCCATCCTCAACATCATGTACATCAGCGCGGTGGTCGCCGTTGGGCTTCAGATCTGCACCGGCTATGCCGGTCAGATCAACCTCGGCCAGGCGGCCTTCATGGGGGTTGGCGCCTATACGGCTGCGATCCTGGCCGAGAAGACCGGGCTAAGCTTCCTTCTGACAATCCCCATCGCCGGTTTCGCAGCGGCTGTCTTCGGATTCCTCTTCGGGCTGACGGCGGCGCGGATCAAGGGCTTCTACTTGGCGCTCACCACCATCGCGGCGCAATTCATCTTCCATTTCGCGGTACTCAATTTGCCCTCGTCCTGGCTGGGGGGATCGAACGGGGTGACCGTGCCGCCGGCCACGCTTTTCGGATTGCGGATCGTGAGCGAAGGCGCGCAGTACTACCTTATGCTGTTCGTTGCCGCGATCATGGTGGCCGGCGCCTTCGGAATCGTCCGCTCGCGCTTCGGGCGTGCCTTCGTGGCGGTCCGCGACGACGACGTGGCCGCCGGCATCATGGGCATCAATGTCGCCGCCACCAAGGCCAACGCCTTCCTGATCGGCGCATTCTACGCCGGGGTGGGCGGCGGGCTCTGGGCCTACCTGATTCGCTTCGTCGGCGTGGATCAGTTCACCCTGTTCAACTCGGTGTTCTTCATAGCGATGATCATCGTTGGCGGCATGGGCTCTATCGTCGGTGCGCTCATCGGCGTCTTCGTGATCCGCGTGATTCAGGAGATCATCGCAACCGTTGGGCCGAATATTGCAGAGAGCGTCACCTTCCTCGGGGGCGACATCGTCTTCGCGGGAATGAACGTGATCCTGGGAGGAGTCATCGCCCTCTTCATGATCCTCGAGCCCAAGGGACTGATGCATCGCTGGACCATCCTGAAATCGTCTTACCGCATCTGGCCGTTCCCCTATTGA
- a CDS encoding branched-chain amino acid ABC transporter permease: protein MIYVINDIITGALIGLLYALVAMGFVVIYRASKVFNFAQGELVILGGFIVWYTTFELGLDLWLAITLSLLLSALAGYLIERIFLTKLIGESVFSMVMVTVGLLILLRGIVLLLFGPAVRPFPVIFPLKPLFLGEMLIPMNLLIGGLITIVAAVGLSWFFNRTRAGLRMTAVAEDHVVASSMGISVKGSIAFAWVLGAVLSTVGAMIFLSGKSLTFLASEIGFAALPVALFAGLESIGGLILAGVIVGVAQSLATNYLDPLVGGALGTVVPYLIMLGILLVRPTGLFGWRTIERV, encoded by the coding sequence ATGATCTACGTTATCAACGACATCATCACTGGCGCCCTGATCGGGCTGCTCTATGCTTTGGTCGCGATGGGGTTCGTGGTGATCTATCGCGCCAGCAAAGTGTTCAACTTCGCCCAGGGCGAACTGGTGATCCTGGGCGGTTTCATCGTGTGGTACACGACTTTCGAGCTGGGTCTCGACCTCTGGCTGGCGATCACTCTCTCACTGCTGCTTTCGGCGCTGGCAGGCTACCTGATCGAGCGGATCTTCCTGACCAAACTGATCGGAGAAAGTGTATTCTCCATGGTCATGGTCACCGTGGGGCTGCTGATATTGCTGCGTGGGATTGTGCTACTGCTTTTCGGACCCGCGGTGCGGCCCTTCCCGGTTATCTTCCCTCTGAAGCCGTTGTTCCTGGGAGAGATGCTGATTCCGATGAACCTCCTGATCGGCGGTCTCATCACCATTGTCGCGGCGGTCGGGCTCTCCTGGTTTTTCAATCGGACCCGCGCCGGGCTGCGCATGACGGCGGTGGCCGAGGATCATGTGGTGGCATCGTCTATGGGGATCTCGGTCAAGGGCTCGATCGCCTTCGCCTGGGTCCTGGGCGCGGTTCTCTCCACGGTGGGTGCGATGATCTTCCTGAGCGGCAAGTCGCTTACCTTTCTCGCCTCTGAAATTGGCTTCGCCGCGCTTCCTGTTGCGCTGTTTGCCGGGCTCGAATCCATCGGCGGACTAATCCTTGCCGGCGTGATCGTGGGCGTGGCACAAAGCTTGGCCACCAACTATCTCGATCCGCTGGTCGGCGGTGCGCTCGGTACTGTCGTGCCCTACCTCATTATGCTGGGCATCCTGCTGGTCCGGCCAACCGGACTGTTCGGCTGGCGCACCATCGAGAGGGTCTGA
- a CDS encoding AMP-dependent synthetase/ligase — protein MERTRAAKVFSDPAVTQSQTLPQVLLARAKATPAALAQRHKRLGIWREFTWADVLQRVRALALGLDDLGFGSGDSMMVIGENEPEHFWAEYAAQSLGGKVISVYPDQSSAEIHYLARDSETRIFLVQDQEQVDKCLEIAGDLEGIIAIVYWDDAGLWTYAHPLLRSYRTVSDAGARRHDQDPKLFEARVARGRPGDIAVLSYTSGTTSKPKGVMISQRYLFDNSARVLGAVEIAPGTEYLTYISPAWVTEQIFGLSIGLLAPMVVNFPEGPEEILDNIRELAVDALVFSPRQWENLASIVQARMLSAGPIRRAFYNWAMRVGRDVYVERLEGRRPSLAARLQLPLAEALVLSHLRDNLGLGKARNAMSGGALMAPDVFRMFHAMGVKLRNVYGATEVGLLTAHMGESYQLETSGRWMQVNPVYGDPLEFRIAEDGELHVRGGSGFGGYFRKPDKTAEAQTRDGWYATGDAVSMTDDGELVFLDRVKDMRHLCNGHSYPPQFIETRLRYSPFIKDLMILGDQTRPFVAALINIDLEVLSRWVEENQLSFSTYTDLSQKPEILELIRAEVERINMLLPEGSRVRRFANFPKELDPDEGELTRSRKLRRAFLEERYADLVEAIYGGDDSVDLEIAVTYQDGRRGVLRVHVAVTDVEDAPHTARKQHAA, from the coding sequence GTGGAGCGCACAAGAGCAGCGAAGGTCTTCAGCGATCCTGCGGTGACGCAAAGCCAAACGCTGCCGCAGGTGTTGCTGGCGCGAGCCAAGGCCACGCCGGCTGCCTTGGCCCAGCGGCACAAGCGCCTCGGCATCTGGCGCGAGTTCACCTGGGCCGACGTGCTCCAGCGGGTCCGCGCCTTGGCGCTTGGCCTTGACGATCTGGGATTCGGCTCGGGCGACTCAATGATGGTAATCGGCGAGAACGAACCCGAACATTTCTGGGCCGAGTACGCCGCCCAATCGTTGGGCGGGAAGGTGATCTCGGTCTACCCCGATCAATCCTCCGCCGAGATTCACTATCTGGCGCGGGATTCGGAGACGCGGATCTTCCTTGTGCAGGACCAGGAGCAGGTGGACAAGTGCCTCGAGATCGCCGGGGACCTCGAGGGCATCATCGCCATCGTCTACTGGGACGATGCCGGGCTGTGGACCTATGCGCACCCGCTCTTGCGCTCGTATCGCACGGTGAGCGATGCCGGAGCCCGCCGTCACGACCAGGACCCGAAGTTATTCGAAGCTCGTGTCGCGCGCGGTAGACCCGGCGACATCGCGGTTCTGTCCTATACCTCGGGCACGACCAGCAAGCCGAAAGGCGTTATGATCTCGCAGCGCTATCTTTTCGACAACTCCGCCCGGGTGTTGGGCGCAGTCGAAATCGCGCCGGGCACCGAGTACCTCACCTATATTTCCCCGGCTTGGGTAACCGAGCAGATCTTCGGGCTGTCGATCGGGCTACTCGCGCCGATGGTGGTGAACTTCCCCGAGGGGCCGGAGGAGATACTCGATAACATCCGTGAGCTGGCCGTCGATGCGCTGGTCTTCAGCCCGCGTCAGTGGGAGAACCTTGCCTCGATTGTACAGGCGCGGATGCTTAGCGCGGGGCCAATTCGGCGGGCGTTCTATAACTGGGCCATGAGGGTGGGCCGCGACGTCTATGTCGAGCGGCTTGAAGGGCGTCGGCCTTCGCTTGCAGCGCGCCTGCAGCTGCCGCTGGCCGAGGCCCTCGTGCTTTCGCACCTGCGCGACAACCTGGGCCTGGGAAAGGCCAGGAACGCCATGTCCGGGGGGGCGCTCATGGCGCCCGACGTCTTCCGCATGTTCCACGCCATGGGCGTGAAGCTGCGCAACGTGTACGGGGCAACGGAAGTCGGACTTCTCACAGCGCACATGGGCGAAAGCTACCAGTTGGAGACCAGCGGGCGCTGGATGCAGGTCAATCCTGTCTATGGCGATCCGCTCGAATTTCGCATCGCCGAGGACGGCGAGCTTCATGTGCGGGGTGGCTCGGGGTTCGGCGGCTATTTCCGCAAGCCCGACAAGACCGCTGAGGCCCAGACCAGGGACGGCTGGTATGCGACCGGCGACGCCGTCTCGATGACCGATGATGGAGAGCTCGTGTTCCTCGATCGGGTAAAGGACATGCGGCATCTCTGCAACGGTCACAGCTATCCGCCGCAGTTCATCGAGACTCGTCTGCGCTACAGCCCCTTCATCAAGGATCTGATGATCCTTGGAGACCAGACGCGCCCCTTTGTGGCGGCGTTGATCAATATCGATTTGGAGGTGCTGAGCCGCTGGGTTGAGGAGAACCAGCTCAGCTTCTCAACCTATACCGACCTGTCGCAGAAACCCGAGATCCTCGAACTGATCAGGGCGGAGGTGGAGCGCATCAACATGCTTCTGCCGGAAGGATCGCGGGTCCGGCGTTTCGCGAACTTCCCCAAGGAGCTCGACCCCGACGAGGGCGAATTGACCCGCAGCCGCAAGCTGCGCCGAGCCTTTCTGGAGGAGCGCTACGCCGATCTAGTGGAGGCGATCTACGGCGGGGATGACAGTGTCGATCTGGAAATCGCTGTCACCTATCAAGACGGCCGCCGGGGCGTTCTAAGAGTCCACGTCGCCGTCACCGATGTTGAGGACGCTCCGCACACCGCCCGGAAGCAACACGCCGCGTGA
- a CDS encoding ABC transporter ATP-binding protein yields MTAARKERQAPPLAVRSATLRFGGVTALDDVSIEVREDELLAIIGPNGAGKTSFLNVTAGFYRPQQGCVELIGQDVTGLRVDQIARRGLARTFQGTHLFGGLTVVENILIGRHTLMRSNVVQAFFHYGPVMREETEHREAVEEIVDFLEIEAIRNRQVGTLGYGLRKRVDLGRALAQEPSILLLDEPMAGMNSEEKEDLARFILDVREARKIPVVLVEHDMGVVMDLADRIVVLDFGRVIAEGTPAEIQRDPAVIKAYLG; encoded by the coding sequence ATGACCGCCGCGCGAAAAGAGCGACAGGCACCGCCGCTTGCCGTCCGCAGCGCCACCCTTCGGTTCGGCGGAGTGACAGCGCTGGATGACGTCTCGATCGAGGTGCGCGAGGACGAGCTTTTGGCGATCATCGGCCCCAATGGTGCAGGAAAGACATCGTTTCTGAACGTCACCGCCGGTTTTTACCGCCCCCAGCAGGGGTGCGTCGAACTCATCGGGCAGGACGTGACCGGCCTCCGCGTGGACCAGATCGCCCGCCGAGGCTTGGCACGCACCTTTCAGGGAACGCACCTCTTCGGGGGGCTGACCGTGGTCGAGAACATCCTGATTGGCCGCCACACCCTTATGCGTTCGAATGTAGTCCAGGCCTTTTTCCACTACGGGCCGGTGATGCGCGAGGAAACCGAACATCGCGAGGCTGTTGAGGAAATCGTGGACTTTCTTGAGATCGAGGCGATCCGAAACCGGCAGGTGGGCACGCTGGGCTACGGGTTGCGCAAGCGCGTCGATCTGGGCCGCGCCTTGGCGCAAGAGCCCTCCATCCTGCTTTTGGACGAGCCGATGGCCGGAATGAACTCCGAGGAGAAAGAAGATCTCGCGCGCTTCATCCTCGACGTGCGCGAGGCCCGGAAGATCCCGGTGGTGCTTGTGGAACACGACATGGGCGTCGTGATGGACCTGGCCGACCGGATCGTAGTGCTGGACTTCGGCCGGGTGATCGCTGAAGGGACGCCGGCTGAAATACAGAGGGATCCGGCCGTGATCAAAGCCTATCTGGGGTAG
- a CDS encoding AMP-binding enzyme, with product MWTVSLRCFWRERPVAFVARHVDGPDADELMRLCRDQLAGYKRPREIRFIAFEDFPRSTSGKIQRHVLETWIERGAN from the coding sequence GTGTGGACCGTCTCGCTGCGGTGCTTCTGGCGCGAACGCCCGGTGGCCTTCGTGGCACGGCACGTCGACGGCCCCGATGCCGACGAGCTGATGCGGCTTTGCCGCGATCAACTGGCCGGCTATAAGCGGCCGCGCGAGATCCGCTTCATCGCTTTCGAAGACTTCCCGCGCTCGACCAGCGGCAAGATCCAGCGCCACGTCCTGGAGACCTGGATCGAGCGCGGGGCCAACTGA
- a CDS encoding NADPH-dependent 2,4-dienoyl-CoA reductase — protein sequence MSDRRGRTFEKLLSPIRAGVHDLRNRVIMGSMHTRLETEANGIERQVAFYRERAHGEAAVIVTGGFSPNAEGMFDPEGPRLDDPQQALSLKPICDAVHQEGSLICAQICHAGRYAKFEGCVAPSPIRAPINPYSPREMSEQDILHTIEDFAQAALNAQSAGFDGVEIMGSEGYLINEFTVTHTNKREDKWGGSADNRHRFAVEIVRAVRDRCGPDLLVIYRISAADLVEGGAPAEEIAALARKIEAAGADILNTGIGWHEARVPTIAYPVPRGAWRKAAANVKAAVSIPVVASNRINTPEVAEDILASGDADMVSMARPFLADPHFVKKVREGRAHEINTCIACNQACLDFIFSDRPASCLVNPRAGREMEFRDTPSETPKKVAIVGGGAAGMATAAEAARLGHAVTLFEAENRLGGQLNLARAAPGKHEFDETLRYYTAQMDRHGVTLRLGCRATADDLAGFDHVVIASGVTPRIPDIPGIDHPKVATYAEILCGAREAGQTVAIMGAGGIGHDVAEFLVTHPAEANENAAFFDTWGVDGQFRNAGALAGDPLAAVPAKRKVVMLQRKTSKVGQGLGISTGWILRNALRKHGVETLAGVVYQRIDDGGLHVLSNGETKVIAADTIVLCTGQEPVRTLVEALAARGISATMIGGAAEAAELDALRAIDEGVRLAQSL from the coding sequence ATGTCCGACAGGCGCGGAAGAACCTTCGAGAAATTGCTGTCCCCGATCCGGGCAGGCGTCCACGATCTGCGAAACCGGGTCATTATGGGCTCGATGCACACGCGGCTTGAAACCGAAGCCAACGGTATCGAAAGACAGGTCGCGTTCTATCGTGAACGCGCGCACGGCGAAGCGGCAGTCATCGTGACTGGCGGTTTTTCGCCCAACGCCGAAGGCATGTTCGATCCGGAAGGTCCGCGGCTCGACGATCCGCAGCAGGCGCTGAGCCTCAAGCCGATTTGCGATGCAGTCCATCAGGAAGGCAGCCTGATTTGCGCGCAGATCTGCCACGCGGGGCGTTATGCCAAGTTTGAAGGTTGCGTGGCACCTTCGCCGATTCGGGCGCCGATAAACCCCTATTCCCCGCGGGAGATGAGCGAACAGGATATTCTGCACACCATTGAAGATTTCGCCCAGGCAGCGCTCAACGCGCAATCTGCCGGTTTCGATGGCGTCGAAATAATGGGCTCCGAAGGCTATCTCATTAATGAATTCACCGTGACCCACACCAACAAACGCGAGGACAAGTGGGGTGGCAGCGCCGACAACCGGCACCGCTTCGCGGTCGAAATCGTGCGCGCGGTGCGCGACCGCTGCGGACCGGATTTGCTGGTCATCTACCGTATTTCGGCGGCCGATCTTGTCGAGGGCGGCGCGCCCGCCGAAGAGATCGCCGCGCTCGCCCGCAAGATCGAGGCCGCCGGCGCCGACATTCTGAACACCGGAATCGGCTGGCACGAGGCGCGCGTGCCAACGATCGCCTACCCAGTGCCGCGTGGCGCCTGGCGGAAGGCGGCGGCCAACGTGAAGGCGGCGGTGTCGATCCCGGTGGTGGCCTCGAACCGAATCAATACCCCCGAGGTCGCCGAGGACATCCTGGCCTCGGGAGATGCCGACATGGTCTCGATGGCGCGGCCCTTCCTCGCCGACCCTCATTTCGTGAAGAAGGTGCGCGAGGGTCGGGCCCATGAGATCAACACCTGCATCGCCTGCAATCAGGCATGTCTGGATTTCATCTTCTCGGACCGTCCGGCAAGCTGCCTTGTCAATCCGCGCGCCGGCCGCGAGATGGAATTCCGTGACACGCCGAGCGAGACCCCGAAGAAGGTGGCGATCGTCGGCGGCGGGGCGGCGGGTATGGCCACGGCGGCCGAGGCCGCGCGGCTTGGGCACGCGGTCACTCTTTTCGAGGCAGAGAACCGGCTGGGCGGGCAGCTCAACCTGGCACGTGCGGCCCCGGGCAAGCACGAGTTCGACGAAACGCTGCGTTATTACACCGCTCAGATGGACAGGCACGGCGTCACCCTGCGGCTGGGCTGTCGCGCCACTGCCGACGATCTTGCCGGGTTCGACCATGTGGTGATCGCCTCAGGAGTGACCCCTCGCATTCCGGACATTCCGGGCATAGATCATCCCAAGGTCGCCACCTATGCCGAGATCCTCTGCGGCGCACGGGAGGCGGGACAGACCGTGGCCATCATGGGCGCCGGCGGGATCGGCCATGACGTGGCCGAATTCCTTGTCACCCATCCGGCTGAGGCCAACGAGAACGCGGCCTTTTTCGACACGTGGGGTGTGGACGGACAATTCAGGAACGCCGGCGCGCTGGCGGGCGATCCACTGGCCGCGGTGCCTGCAAAGCGCAAAGTGGTGATGCTGCAGCGCAAGACGAGCAAGGTGGGACAGGGGCTTGGCATTTCGACCGGCTGGATCCTGCGCAACGCGTTACGCAAACACGGAGTCGAGACCTTAGCGGGCGTGGTCTACCAGCGTATCGACGATGGGGGGCTCCACGTCCTTTCGAACGGCGAGACAAAAGTTATCGCCGCCGATACGATCGTTCTCTGTACGGGACAGGAACCCGTACGGACGCTGGTCGAGGCGCTTGCGGCCCGCGGCATTTCCGCCACGATGATCGGCGGTGCGGCCGAGGCGGCTGAACTCGATGCGCTGCGTGCGATCGATGAAGGAGTGCGCCTCGCCCAGTCTTTGTGA